TCAACGTGCGCGACTGGGCCTCTTCGCGCGTGACCAATCCCTTGTTGACCATGTCGACCAGCGCCATGTCGAGCGTCTGCATGCCGACGGCCTGGCCCGTCTGCATCGCCGACGGCAGCTGGTGCACTTTGCCTTCGCGGATGAGATTGCGCACAGCCGGCGTGCCCATGAGGATCTCTAGGGCCGCAATCCGGCCGCCGACGCGCTGCTTGAGCAGGGTCTGGGTGATGACGGCCTGGATCGACTCGGCAAACATGGTGCGAATCTGCTCTTGCTGCGAGGCCGGGAAGACGTCGATGATGCGATCCACCGTCTTCGGTGCACTCGAAGTGTGGACCGTGGCGAATACCAAGTGGCCGGTCTCGGCCGCGGTCAGCGCCAGCGAGATGGTTTCCAGATCACGCATTTCGCCGACCAGAATCACGTCGGGGTCCTCGCGCAGGGCGCCGCGCAGGGCGTTGGCGAACGAGAGCGTGTGCGGCCCCAGCTCGCGCTGGTTGATCAGACACTTCTTCGACTCGTGGACGAACTCGATGGGATCTTCGATGGTGAGAATGTGACCCTCGTAGGTCGAGTTGATGTAGTCGATCATCGCCGCCAGGCTGGTGGACTTGCCGGAGCCGGTGGGGCCGGTAACCAGCACCAGGCCCTTCTCCTTGTCGCAAATCTCCCGTAGTACCGGTGGCAGACCGAGCTGCTCCATGGTCATGACCTTGGAGGGAATCAGCCGAAAGACCGCGGCGTCGCCCTTGCGCTGGCGAAACACGTTGACGCGGAAGCGGGCGATGTCGCCGAGCTCGAAGGAGAAGTCCACATCGTGGGTCTCGTCGTAGTTCTTGCGCGTCACGTCGGACATGATGTCGAACACCATGTGCCGGACTTCCTCGGCGGTGAGCGGCTGATATTCCAGCCGTTTCATGTCGCCATGGAGCCGCAGCATCGGCGGCTCGCAGGCACTCAAGTGCACGTCTGACGCCCCTTGTTGATGGGCGAAAGTCAGCAGTTGCGTAATATCCATACAGCGCCCCCTTGTGGCCAGTTGCCTATTCGGCGAAGCAATTGGCACGCCAGATGCGCAGGCGGCTTTGGCGATAAAATCGGCGTCGCGACGGCCAGCGGCGGCGGGATGTGGGTGGCGAAAGGGCGCTGATCGTTAAATCGGTAACAGGGACTGGCGTAGGTTTTGTTGGTCGCGGCAGGCCGCTTAATCAGCTCAAACTCACCAGAATCGTCTTCAAAAGCACGTTGCTCAGCGCGTGGTAGACGGTTGGAATCACCACCGAGTCCGTGCGCTCGCGCAGCCAGCCGTACCAGAGGCCGGGAAAGATCACGATCACTTGGGCCGGCCCGCCCAGCGGGATATGGCAGAGGGCAAACAACAGCGCCGCTAGCGGTAGCCCGAGCCCGCAGCGAACACCCAAAACGCCGGTGCGTTGTCCGAGGGTGCGGTTGAGCTGCGACTGCAGGTAACCGCGAAAGAAGAACTCCTCCGGCAATGCGACGCCGAGGAGCTGGCTGAAAAGCAGCATGTGCGGCGATTGCGGGGCGGTGAGCGCGAAACGTGACCCGAGCCACCAACGGGCGAACAGGAGGTGCCCGGCGGCGTAGAGAGCGAGGAGGGCAAGGTTGAGCAGATGGAACCACAAGCCACCCCAGCGCCGGCGCTGGGAGAGGTCGAGCCCGTAGTCGGCGTAGTCGCGCCGGCGCAACGTGATCAACGCGAACGGCACCAGAAACCACAGGCTCGGCTCGTGCAGCCACAACGCCAGCGGCAGTGTCAGGGCCAGCAGCGCGAGCGCTTCAAGACTCGGGGCTAGCGGCCGGCTGGGATCGTGTTTCACCGCCATGGCTCAGCGCGGGCTTCGCCCGCAGCCCAAAGCTCGACAGGGGTATTCCGTCATGCCCGCAATCCTTAAGGCCTGCCCCCGCGAAAGCGTGGGACGGGCATCCAGGGGCGGTGGGGCTCCGGATGGATTCCCGCCTTCGCGGGAATGACGGAGGGAAATCTGCGCGCGACGCCGAGACTTTCGGCCATAGTAGTTCAGGGGGCGACACCGTCTTCGACGATGACCGCGGATAGGCCAAGCGAAGTTACGCTTTGCGCCAGGGCCACGGCATCGGCGCGGTGTGCGAATCGTCCCACGCGCACGCGATAGTAACGGCCGCTGCCGGTTTCGAGGGTGGCGATGCGCACTTGATCGAAGCGTTTGTCGAGCGCCGCCCTGAGCCGCTGGGCGTTATCGCGATCGCTGAAGGCGCCGACCTGGACCGTGAATGCCGCGGCCTCCATCTGAGCACTGGCACTATCCAGTACCTCGATGCGCACCGGGGCCGTCCCCGGCCCGATCATGCCCAGGTGGCGCGCCGCGGCGCGCGACAAGTCGATCACTCGTCCGGCCACAAACGGGCCGCGATCATTCACCCGTACTTCCACCGAGCGCCCGTTTTGCAAGTTGGTCACCGCCACGCGGCTCCCCAACGGCAAGCTCGGGTGCGCCGCTGTGAGATCGTCTTGATCGTAGATCTCGCCACTCGAAGTCGGGTTGCCGTGAAAACCTGGGCCGTACCAAGAGGCAACGCCCGTTTGTGAGGCCCCGGCCTGCGGTTGAATCGGCGCCGGGCGCCGGCTGCCGAACAGCCCGCAGCCGCACACAAGCACCGCCAGCGCCACCACCCCGGCATGCCGCCACATGCGCCGCTTATAGCGCAGCCGGCGCAACCCGAAAAGCGCGCACCCGCGCTTCAGGTCCCGCGCGGCAGCCCCAGCACGCGTTGCGCAACGATGTTGCGCTGCACTTCGCTGGTGCCGCCGGCGATGGTCAGCGAGCGATCATAGAGGAACTGATAGTGCCAGCGGCCGCGCTCGGGGACCCGTTCACAGCCTTCCCAGAGCTCGGCATAGGGGCCGAGCATATCGACGCCGGTTTCTGAAAAGCGCTGCCCCAGCTCGGTGGAGAACAGCTTCATGGCCGCCGACATGTGCGGGTTGATGCGGCCGTGCAGCTGGTCACTCATTGCCCGCAAGCCGAACGACTTGGTGATCTGCGCCTTGATGGCCA
The genomic region above belongs to Deltaproteobacteria bacterium and contains:
- a CDS encoding type IV pilus twitching motility protein PilT; translated protein: MDITQLLTFAHQQGASDVHLSACEPPMLRLHGDMKRLEYQPLTAEEVRHMVFDIMSDVTRKNYDETHDVDFSFELGDIARFRVNVFRQRKGDAAVFRLIPSKVMTMEQLGLPPVLREICDKEKGLVLVTGPTGSGKSTSLAAMIDYINSTYEGHILTIEDPIEFVHESKKCLINQRELGPHTLSFANALRGALREDPDVILVGEMRDLETISLALTAAETGHLVFATVHTSSAPKTVDRIIDVFPASQQEQIRTMFAESIQAVITQTLLKQRVGGRIAALEILMGTPAVRNLIREGKVHQLPSAMQTGQAVGMQTLDMALVDMVNKGLVTREEAQSRTLTPNLFGASAGGDGRPNLRPRPVAPMVGRA
- a CDS encoding CPBP family intramembrane metalloprotease, yielding MAVKHDPSRPLAPSLEALALLALTLPLALWLHEPSLWFLVPFALITLRRRDYADYGLDLSQRRRWGGLWFHLLNLALLALYAAGHLLFARWWLGSRFALTAPQSPHMLLFSQLLGVALPEEFFFRGYLQSQLNRTLGQRTGVLGVRCGLGLPLAALLFALCHIPLGGPAQVIVIFPGLWYGWLRERTDSVVIPTVYHALSNVLLKTILVSLS
- a CDS encoding septal ring lytic transglycosylase RlpA family protein — encoded protein: MWRHAGVVALAVLVCGCGLFGSRRPAPIQPQAGASQTGVASWYGPGFHGNPTSSGEIYDQDDLTAAHPSLPLGSRVAVTNLQNGRSVEVRVNDRGPFVAGRVIDLSRAAARHLGMIGPGTAPVRIEVLDSASAQMEAAAFTVQVGAFSDRDNAQRLRAALDKRFDQVRIATLETGSGRYYRVRVGRFAHRADAVALAQSVTSLGLSAVIVEDGVAP